A window from Opitutia bacterium ISCC 52 encodes these proteins:
- a CDS encoding lactonase family protein yields the protein MIRQTLFGLIALLIHSFTIAEESFLLLVPDKPNQQLLSLTVHGAAEGVTISQKRSVPLPFSPSGITTQTSDKRLIITGGSKGENHAASVGISENGELHVIGSSKLAHATGYTSVDRTGRYFMAVNYGTGQISTYNINNDGVVGAIADFLRSPKREAHCILTTPDNRFVYIPCVKLNNALYQYAFDETTGRLTPLEPFNAKPPAMFGPRHVAYHPTLPLLYFSNEQQLGVSMYEIGEDGQLNDRQHVPTIPRRSPFEQGKRDLHASDIALTPNGKFLYVALRDFNGDEDSVFSFRVDTEGKLSPISRSKTGDIPWKVDVSPKGNYLITRQMGDQTLSFFKIDSGGDLKHVETIDLPAQTNDFSVASY from the coding sequence ATGATAAGACAAACCCTATTCGGCCTAATCGCGCTATTGATTCACAGCTTCACTATCGCTGAGGAATCATTTCTGCTACTCGTGCCAGACAAACCCAACCAACAACTTCTCAGCCTCACGGTTCACGGTGCAGCCGAAGGGGTAACCATCAGTCAAAAGCGTTCAGTGCCCCTGCCATTCAGTCCTTCCGGGATTACCACTCAAACTTCTGATAAACGGTTGATTATTACTGGAGGCAGTAAAGGAGAGAACCATGCTGCCTCGGTTGGGATTTCCGAAAACGGTGAGTTGCATGTGATCGGCTCCTCAAAGCTGGCTCATGCCACCGGCTATACAAGCGTCGATCGAACGGGTCGCTATTTCATGGCAGTCAATTACGGCACCGGACAAATTTCCACTTATAATATAAATAATGACGGAGTGGTCGGAGCTATAGCGGACTTTTTAAGGTCTCCAAAAAGAGAAGCCCATTGCATCCTCACGACCCCCGATAATCGCTTTGTATATATCCCCTGCGTAAAGCTCAACAACGCGCTCTACCAGTACGCGTTTGATGAAACGACCGGACGGCTGACTCCTCTGGAGCCGTTCAACGCAAAACCGCCCGCCATGTTTGGCCCACGGCATGTGGCCTACCACCCGACTTTACCCCTCCTCTACTTCAGCAACGAACAACAACTCGGAGTGAGTATGTATGAGATCGGCGAAGACGGACAGCTCAACGATCGGCAACACGTTCCTACCATCCCACGCCGCTCGCCTTTCGAACAAGGCAAGCGGGACCTCCATGCGTCTGACATCGCCCTGACGCCAAACGGAAAATTCCTCTATGTAGCCCTGCGCGACTTCAACGGCGACGAGGATAGCGTCTTCTCATTTCGCGTGGATACCGAAGGCAAGCTCAGCCCAATCAGTAGAAGCAAAACAGGTGATATTCCCTGGAAGGTTGATGTCTCTCCCAAAGGCAATTATCTAATCACGCGCCAAATGGGCGACCAGACCCTCTCATTTTTCAAGATAGATTCAGGCGGAGACCTGAAGCATGTTGAGACGATAGATCTGCCAGCCCAAACGAATGACTTTTCGGTAGCCAGTTACTAG
- a CDS encoding phytanoyl-CoA dioxygenase family protein — protein sequence MSGSLTSNQTNSYENEGILFPLQVLDPTEVQTMTQGLADIEKRLGRSPKTEELHQLFLNYRWGYDLVTYPNILDAIESVSGPNILLWATSVFAKPAHDPGFISWHQDATYWGLDSGSITTAWIALSESSTDNGCMRVVRESHKLSIQPHKETFAENNLLSRGQEIAVEVTEEEATDVVLALGEMSLHHVNIVHGSKANFSDKPRIGFVARYMTPSVKQDGFQQPVILARGEDKFGHFEHMQAPPDSEDLNTTLQNHLRTAREHVTGIRETSGAYDSNEQ from the coding sequence ATGTCCGGAAGCCTTACTTCAAACCAAACAAACTCCTACGAAAACGAGGGTATACTCTTTCCCCTTCAGGTGCTTGACCCGACGGAAGTCCAGACCATGACCCAAGGACTCGCCGACATCGAGAAGCGCCTGGGCAGGTCTCCGAAAACAGAAGAACTTCACCAATTGTTCTTAAACTACCGATGGGGTTATGACCTGGTAACTTACCCCAACATTTTGGACGCGATCGAATCCGTTTCGGGACCGAACATCTTATTGTGGGCGACCAGTGTATTTGCAAAACCAGCACACGATCCCGGTTTTATTTCCTGGCATCAGGACGCTACCTACTGGGGGCTTGATTCAGGTAGCATAACTACCGCCTGGATAGCGCTATCGGAAAGTTCAACAGACAACGGTTGTATGCGTGTGGTAAGAGAGTCCCATAAATTGAGTATTCAGCCGCACAAAGAAACCTTTGCTGAAAATAACCTGCTCAGTCGCGGCCAGGAAATTGCCGTCGAAGTCACCGAAGAGGAAGCAACCGATGTAGTACTGGCGCTCGGCGAAATGTCACTCCATCATGTAAACATTGTTCACGGTTCGAAAGCGAACTTCAGCGACAAGCCGCGTATCGGATTCGTAGCTCGCTACATGACCCCGTCGGTGAAACAAGATGGTTTCCAGCAACCCGTCATTCTTGCACGAGGAGAAGATAAGTTTGGGCATTTCGAACACATGCAGGCACCACCCGATTCAGAGGACTTAAATACAACGCTTCAAAATCATTTAAGAACCGCGCGTGAACATGTAACGGGTATTCGTGAAACGAGCGGAGCTTACGATTCCAACGAGCAGTAA
- a CDS encoding GMC family oxidoreductase: MADACGGYGCPISAKASTLAIHIPRAIASGNLDLPADARVTEIATGKDGKVSGVRYLDGKGEEQEVKAKQVILAAGAIGSPHLLQLSQSNSFPDGLANSSGQVGRNLTYHHFPLVLYTLDQPTFNFTGIEALIATDDLHPSDPGRGFIRGGVITDGNPFVKQPLGYALGALNGHPNLKRAWGSDLKQALRDFPKQAQLTAILEDLLVESNRVELDPDLKDKDGLPAPRITHKQHPNDLAMFKWFEKRMFDLADKAGAITSWAPASSYRLVDDSSAMQGSVHIHGTCRMGDDPNKSVVDRWCRSHDVKNLWVVDGSFFPTAGGYNPTLTLMANAHRVADHFISEEKKGNL, from the coding sequence ATGGCGGATGCGTGTGGTGGCTACGGATGTCCGATTAGTGCCAAGGCTTCAACCTTGGCCATTCATATCCCCAGGGCCATAGCGAGTGGAAACTTGGATTTACCAGCGGATGCTCGAGTGACTGAGATTGCTACAGGAAAAGATGGCAAAGTGAGTGGTGTTCGTTATCTGGATGGGAAGGGCGAAGAACAGGAAGTGAAAGCCAAGCAGGTCATTTTGGCTGCCGGAGCGATTGGTTCACCACACCTGTTACAGCTGTCCCAATCCAATTCATTCCCGGACGGTCTGGCCAACTCGAGTGGACAGGTGGGTAGGAATCTCACCTACCATCATTTTCCTCTCGTCTTATATACGTTGGACCAACCGACTTTCAATTTTACCGGAATTGAGGCACTGATCGCTACTGACGATTTGCATCCCTCGGATCCGGGGCGAGGCTTCATTCGTGGCGGGGTGATAACCGATGGGAATCCTTTTGTTAAACAACCCTTGGGCTATGCGCTCGGTGCCTTAAACGGCCATCCGAACCTGAAGCGAGCCTGGGGTTCAGATCTGAAGCAGGCGTTGCGAGATTTCCCAAAACAGGCTCAGTTGACCGCGATTCTTGAGGACCTGCTGGTGGAGTCAAATCGAGTCGAGCTTGATCCAGATTTAAAAGATAAAGATGGTCTTCCCGCTCCAAGAATCACTCACAAACAACACCCCAATGATCTGGCTATGTTCAAGTGGTTTGAGAAACGCATGTTTGATTTAGCCGATAAGGCTGGAGCGATTACCAGTTGGGCCCCGGCCAGCAGCTATCGTTTGGTTGATGATTCGTCAGCCATGCAGGGAAGTGTCCATATCCATGGCACTTGTCGTATGGGGGACGATCCGAATAAATCCGTTGTCGATCGTTGGTGCCGCAGCCACGACGTGAAGAACCTCTGGGTGGTCGATGGAAGTTTCTTTCCGACGGCTGGTGGCTATAATCCAACGCTTACGCTTATGGCCAATGCTCACCGGGTGGCCGATCACTTCATAAGCGAAGAGAAGAAAGGAAATTTATGA
- a CDS encoding gluconate 2-dehydrogenase subunit 3 family protein, which translates to MKNGSIGEGRVSSGDIPIKKPNISRRDFMGQSAVYGGTLLAWLNLPRPKAIAAAHSSGEPVTFSSTQWKTVEAITGRIIPTDHEPGAIEASCVNFIDKVLANEDEAQKSVYENGLMGLKAVSEKRYNKGFLDLHPDQQYDILASLESDETDEWPDSAGAPGIFFATVRGHTLIGFLADPKYGGNQDYVGWKLIGYPGPRHHAGGFTADQMQGKAPIKAVWE; encoded by the coding sequence ATGAAAAACGGTTCGATTGGCGAGGGACGAGTGTCCAGTGGGGATATTCCCATTAAAAAACCAAATATTTCCCGCCGGGATTTTATGGGGCAAAGCGCAGTTTATGGAGGAACTTTACTCGCTTGGCTGAATCTGCCTCGACCTAAAGCGATAGCAGCAGCTCATTCCTCTGGCGAACCGGTGACCTTTTCCTCCACTCAATGGAAAACGGTTGAGGCCATCACCGGTCGTATCATTCCAACCGACCATGAGCCTGGAGCGATAGAAGCCAGCTGCGTGAATTTTATCGATAAAGTCTTGGCCAATGAAGACGAGGCGCAGAAGTCGGTTTATGAGAATGGGCTGATGGGATTGAAAGCCGTTTCTGAAAAGCGATACAACAAAGGCTTTCTGGACCTCCATCCTGACCAACAATATGACATCCTCGCGTCCCTGGAATCAGATGAGACCGATGAATGGCCGGACAGCGCAGGAGCTCCCGGTATCTTCTTTGCGACGGTGCGAGGGCACACACTGATTGGCTTTCTTGCGGACCCAAAATATGGAGGCAATCAAGACTATGTTGGCTGGAAGCTCATTGGCTATCCGGGGCCGCGTCACCATGCAGGTGGGTTTACCGCGGATCAGATGCAGGGAAAAGCACCGATCAAGGCGGTTTGGGAGTAG
- a CDS encoding inorganic phosphate transporter, with product MLDFLMIAAIVGLGMLIWDCIEVGRNDAANLVNAVFGARVLDRRTAVFIAGAAVILGATFSSPVIETARKGIFDPTVLTIQMAMAIYISVYFVDTVLLYGFSSFGMPVSTTACLVFELVGASLFLAGFSNVNWPKVGEVTTGIVVSIVVSGFASFMVMRVFRGAVRDKAKDRDTVMLHGPWIAGAIFTWLSWFMVFKGLKNVEAVKLVQTEVFQEYGITLVLLAMWGTFTLLTHLCLVIFKNAGYKHLFSVTAVLGMVCMAFAFGQNDLANAASPGLASFTLWQGGGEMGDFADLSSKIPISAWALFGCGVLMASGMLTGYAQRVTRAQVNTGSQFDSVSLYAPNWCKSLARLFIRLRGNAKEVAPPSEVDGNKKKIHFDTLRASVITGVSASVIAFASGQGLPVSTTYVAFAAILGSGFSDRVFTRGEADTKLGRAIWVVSCWLIAPIIAIVATGFVANVIYRLSIAGLIICILLNLVGRYIFKRRSDAHEQKYHKA from the coding sequence ATGTTGGATTTTTTGATGATTGCGGCCATTGTTGGCCTTGGAATGCTCATTTGGGACTGTATCGAGGTGGGACGCAATGATGCGGCTAACCTGGTCAATGCGGTGTTTGGTGCCCGCGTTTTAGATCGCCGGACGGCCGTGTTTATTGCCGGTGCGGCGGTTATCCTGGGAGCGACCTTTTCATCCCCGGTTATTGAAACGGCCCGAAAAGGCATCTTCGATCCCACCGTGCTGACCATCCAGATGGCCATGGCTATCTACATCAGTGTTTACTTTGTAGACACCGTGTTGCTTTACGGCTTTTCCAGTTTCGGTATGCCAGTAAGTACGACCGCTTGTTTGGTGTTCGAGCTTGTCGGTGCTTCCTTGTTCTTGGCCGGTTTCAGCAATGTAAATTGGCCCAAGGTTGGTGAGGTGACTACCGGGATCGTCGTTTCGATCGTGGTGAGTGGATTTGCCTCGTTTATGGTCATGCGAGTCTTTCGAGGGGCTGTTAGGGACAAGGCAAAAGATCGAGATACCGTGATGCTTCATGGACCTTGGATTGCTGGAGCCATTTTTACCTGGCTGAGCTGGTTCATGGTTTTCAAAGGATTGAAAAACGTGGAAGCCGTTAAGCTGGTCCAAACCGAGGTTTTTCAAGAATACGGGATCACTCTTGTGTTACTTGCCATGTGGGGAACCTTTACCCTACTCACACACCTCTGTTTAGTGATCTTCAAGAACGCCGGCTACAAGCACCTCTTTTCAGTTACAGCTGTCTTGGGAATGGTTTGTATGGCGTTTGCTTTTGGGCAAAACGATTTGGCAAATGCTGCGTCGCCAGGATTGGCTAGCTTCACGCTATGGCAAGGCGGCGGAGAAATGGGGGATTTCGCAGATCTAAGTTCTAAGATCCCTATTTCAGCATGGGCTTTGTTTGGCTGTGGTGTCCTTATGGCTTCAGGCATGTTAACCGGTTATGCGCAACGGGTAACCCGGGCTCAAGTAAACACCGGCAGTCAATTCGATTCGGTATCTCTCTACGCTCCCAATTGGTGTAAATCTCTGGCGCGCCTTTTCATTAGATTGCGTGGCAATGCCAAGGAAGTAGCTCCTCCTTCCGAAGTAGATGGGAATAAAAAGAAGATTCACTTTGATACTTTGCGTGCTTCCGTTATTACCGGAGTGAGTGCGAGTGTGATCGCTTTCGCATCCGGACAAGGGCTGCCCGTTTCAACCACTTATGTAGCCTTTGCTGCTATTCTTGGATCAGGGTTTTCGGACCGTGTCTTTACCCGGGGCGAAGCCGATACGAAGTTAGGTCGGGCTATTTGGGTGGTTAGCTGTTGGTTGATTGCCCCCATCATTGCCATCGTAGCGACGGGATTTGTGGCCAACGTGATCTATCGTCTTTCGATTGCAGGCTTAATCATCTGCATATTGCTCAACCTTGTTGGGAGATATATTTTTAAACGCCGCTCCGACGCCCACGAGCAGAAATACCACAAAGCCTAG
- a CDS encoding response regulator transcription factor yields MVPCLRNIDKTDLLLDLSLPGMSGLDALPYFKEYSPQSRIIILTQSDSESDLLRSITLGAWGYLRKSATVSEILQGIRTVMTGGASLDTNVARFVLENLQQHLPKQNVEIELSHRELEILKLLGEGFVKKEIAHTLEIGYSTLDTHVGHIYEKLQVRNAPSAIGKAYRLGIFPDKK; encoded by the coding sequence ATGGTTCCCTGTCTTAGAAATATTGATAAGACAGATCTATTGTTGGACCTAAGCCTCCCAGGCATGAGTGGCCTTGATGCCCTTCCCTATTTCAAAGAATACAGCCCACAATCAAGAATCATCATACTTACACAGTCCGATAGTGAAAGTGATTTACTCCGATCCATAACTTTGGGGGCTTGGGGTTATTTGCGTAAATCGGCTACTGTTAGCGAGATTCTCCAAGGTATCAGGACCGTCATGACAGGCGGAGCATCTCTGGATACGAATGTTGCGAGATTTGTTCTGGAGAACCTTCAACAGCACCTGCCAAAACAAAATGTAGAAATTGAACTTTCGCACCGAGAGTTAGAAATCCTGAAACTACTTGGCGAAGGCTTCGTCAAAAAAGAAATAGCGCATACACTTGAAATCGGCTATTCCACGCTCGATACCCACGTCGGTCACATCTACGAAAAACTACAAGTGAGAAACGCTCCTTCAGCTATTGGGAAGGCGTATCGGCTCGGGATTTTTCCTGATAAAAAGTAA
- a CDS encoding sulfatase-like hydrolase/transferase, whose amino-acid sequence MSKSTYAKLLWSCFLLLLPLGVRAENQPNILFIFADDWGWGDLSCHRHPYVKTPNIDRLAKEGTEFYRFTVASGVCSPSRTAVMTGHFPGRYNIDGHFAWVPSNAKRNMPDWLDVGAPSLPRFLQKAGYATAHYGKWHLANDMIPDSPEAGVYGYDEYGTFNSSGEQMPVHEDSMHANAFINQAVAAGKPFFINLWLHEPHTPFHTVPKYEWRFRHLENREDQIYASVLSHADDRIGEVLDNLDRLGVTDDTLVIFSSDNGPARASGPTELGLNYDTATGAGWGIAAAKGITAGRKGYKASLYQGGINVPFIARWPGKIEAGEIDDSSLISAVDLLPTFCEIAGAKLPVGYESDGISQVSVLKGKATSTREKPLYWKYESPWPARDSKPEHWVSYAMMDQQWKLVTNQDGSYLELYDIASDPFEKRDLKHSQNSVVRELKGKLNAWKESLPAGPTGDVFSAERKEL is encoded by the coding sequence ATGAGTAAATCGACCTACGCTAAGCTTCTTTGGTCATGCTTCTTATTACTATTGCCTCTAGGGGTTCGTGCTGAGAATCAGCCCAATATCTTGTTCATCTTTGCCGACGATTGGGGATGGGGAGATCTCAGTTGCCATAGACACCCTTACGTAAAAACGCCCAATATCGATCGCTTGGCAAAGGAAGGAACCGAGTTTTATCGATTTACGGTCGCCAGCGGCGTGTGTTCTCCGAGCCGAACCGCGGTTATGACCGGGCATTTCCCCGGGCGCTATAATATAGACGGTCATTTCGCCTGGGTGCCGAGCAACGCCAAGCGGAACATGCCCGATTGGTTGGATGTAGGAGCACCTAGTTTGCCACGCTTTCTTCAAAAAGCAGGTTATGCTACCGCGCACTATGGGAAGTGGCACTTGGCGAATGATATGATTCCTGATTCACCTGAGGCAGGAGTGTATGGGTATGACGAATACGGTACTTTTAATAGTTCGGGTGAGCAGATGCCGGTGCATGAGGATTCGATGCATGCCAATGCGTTTATCAACCAGGCGGTTGCTGCTGGGAAACCATTCTTCATCAATCTGTGGCTTCACGAGCCTCATACGCCATTTCATACCGTGCCCAAGTACGAGTGGCGTTTCAGACACCTTGAAAATAGAGAAGATCAAATCTACGCTTCTGTGTTATCCCACGCGGATGACCGCATTGGAGAAGTGCTGGATAATTTGGACCGCTTGGGTGTTACCGATGATACCCTCGTGATTTTCAGTTCCGACAATGGACCGGCGCGAGCGTCAGGACCGACCGAGCTAGGATTGAACTACGATACCGCCACCGGTGCTGGTTGGGGGATTGCCGCCGCCAAAGGAATTACCGCTGGTCGAAAAGGCTATAAAGCGTCCCTTTATCAAGGGGGTATCAACGTGCCATTCATTGCGCGCTGGCCTGGAAAGATTGAAGCCGGAGAGATCGACGATAGCTCCTTGATCTCGGCCGTGGATCTTCTTCCCACATTTTGCGAAATCGCCGGAGCCAAGCTACCTGTCGGATATGAGTCGGATGGCATCAGTCAGGTCAGTGTCTTAAAGGGGAAAGCTACTTCGACACGCGAGAAGCCACTCTATTGGAAATATGAGTCTCCCTGGCCTGCCAGGGACAGTAAGCCCGAGCACTGGGTTTCTTATGCGATGATGGATCAGCAGTGGAAGCTGGTGACTAATCAGGATGGCAGCTATCTAGAGCTTTACGATATTGCCTCTGATCCCTTTGAGAAAAGGGATCTGAAGCACTCCCAAAACAGTGTTGTGCGTGAGCTCAAAGGGAAGCTGAATGCTTGGAAAGAGAGTCTTCCAGCTGGACCAACGGGAGACGTATTCTCTGCTGAGCGAAAAGAGCTATAA
- a CDS encoding bile acid:sodium symporter family protein gives MISKSLARPLLYISALSLLLTVVFAFLGNYPVMGMMVVLMFVMLGLYFQTSTTLKTFTFTCWVFAFFFGAIVFPKLFIEIGGFKLSILIVPLIQVIMFGMGATLSLEDFARALKMPKAVGLGMLMQFSIMPISGWIIATAFGFDPEVAAGIILIGSCSGGVASNVMVYLSKGNVALSVTMTACSTIAAPFATPFAMKLLAGKLIEIKVWAMMLSIINLIILPIAAGLITHYLLHSKIKGNIWRPAALVLAVICYFLAQSIPAAQTQLNSMCGAFVLMAILRQAWLDKGLPLVSMGGIIYIIAIIAAGSRSEILSLGIGLFAAALIHNLIGYLLGYYGARAASLDEPDCRTVAFEVGMQNGGMGTALAIDVLKSTSAALGPVIFGTWMNITGSVLASFWKGRIPETAAQNQPDENSNA, from the coding sequence ATGATCTCTAAATCCCTAGCCCGCCCCTTGTTGTACATCAGTGCACTGTCACTCTTATTGACCGTTGTTTTTGCGTTCCTCGGTAATTATCCGGTCATGGGAATGATGGTTGTTCTTATGTTTGTAATGTTGGGACTTTATTTCCAGACGTCTACAACACTGAAAACCTTTACCTTCACTTGTTGGGTTTTTGCCTTTTTCTTTGGCGCCATTGTTTTTCCCAAACTGTTTATCGAGATCGGTGGATTTAAGTTAAGCATTCTGATCGTCCCACTCATTCAGGTCATTATGTTTGGGATGGGTGCGACCTTGAGCCTGGAGGATTTTGCCCGCGCCTTGAAAATGCCCAAGGCGGTCGGACTGGGAATGTTGATGCAGTTTAGCATTATGCCTATATCCGGATGGATCATTGCCACCGCGTTTGGATTCGATCCGGAAGTGGCAGCGGGGATAATTCTGATTGGGAGTTGCTCCGGTGGGGTGGCCTCAAATGTCATGGTTTACTTGTCCAAGGGTAACGTGGCCCTGTCGGTTACGATGACCGCCTGTTCCACCATCGCCGCTCCCTTTGCAACTCCGTTTGCTATGAAGCTGTTGGCCGGTAAGTTGATCGAGATCAAGGTTTGGGCCATGATGCTCTCTATCATTAATCTGATTATCCTGCCTATCGCAGCCGGGTTGATTACTCATTATCTTTTGCATTCAAAGATTAAGGGGAATATCTGGAGACCAGCCGCTTTGGTTTTGGCGGTGATTTGCTATTTTCTCGCGCAATCAATTCCTGCTGCTCAGACCCAGCTCAACAGCATGTGTGGTGCTTTCGTTCTTATGGCTATACTCCGTCAAGCATGGTTGGATAAAGGGCTGCCTCTAGTGTCCATGGGTGGCATCATCTACATTATCGCCATCATCGCGGCGGGATCCCGCTCTGAAATTCTGAGCTTAGGAATTGGCCTGTTTGCTGCGGCCCTCATTCATAATCTGATAGGCTATCTTCTAGGCTACTACGGAGCGCGTGCAGCAAGTCTGGACGAACCAGATTGCAGAACCGTAGCCTTTGAAGTGGGCATGCAAAATGGTGGTATGGGCACGGCCCTGGCCATCGATGTATTGAAAAGTACCAGCGCGGCGTTGGGGCCGGTCATTTTCGGAACCTGGATGAATATTACCGGATCTGTATTGGCTTCCTTCTGGAAAGGTAGGATTCCTGAAACTGCTGCCCAGAATCAGCCTGACGAGAACAGCAATGCTTAA
- a CDS encoding M48 family metallopeptidase translates to MDSFFKGLGRKAGETYNKSRWLYDSLLGSEEERIASEYKLGHQMANEVTAQSELVEIEFTGVLHKRLAKWINSPHRFNSTVLRSDEVNAFVLPGGYIFLTEAIVNFCKRNEDELAFIIAHEMAHVVKGHAFDRMIADHSIQVISKWLRVGGLAGAAAKQATLKFLKTQYSRDNEHEADDFGIRLAMAAGYDPKGAVRLFERLKTLGESDIPEYFSTHPSFNSRLVQIEKAAHRARTR, encoded by the coding sequence ATGGATTCATTTTTTAAGGGACTTGGAAGAAAAGCCGGAGAGACTTACAATAAGTCCCGTTGGCTCTATGATTCCTTACTCGGATCCGAAGAAGAACGCATCGCATCAGAATATAAGCTGGGCCATCAGATGGCCAATGAAGTCACTGCGCAAAGTGAGCTCGTCGAAATTGAATTTACAGGTGTCCTTCACAAGCGCCTGGCCAAATGGATCAATTCTCCTCACCGCTTCAATAGCACGGTCCTGCGATCAGACGAGGTGAACGCCTTTGTGCTACCGGGCGGATATATATTTCTAACCGAAGCCATCGTGAATTTCTGTAAGCGCAATGAAGACGAGCTCGCCTTTATTATCGCTCATGAAATGGCCCACGTTGTGAAAGGGCATGCCTTTGACCGCATGATAGCCGATCATTCTATTCAAGTGATCAGTAAATGGCTGCGTGTCGGTGGACTCGCAGGAGCTGCAGCCAAGCAGGCCACACTGAAATTCCTTAAAACGCAGTACTCGCGCGACAATGAACACGAGGCAGACGACTTCGGCATACGACTCGCAATGGCCGCCGGTTATGATCCCAAAGGAGCCGTTCGCCTATTCGAGCGACTAAAGACTTTAGGAGAATCGGATATTCCCGAATACTTCTCTACCCACCCTTCATTTAACTCTCGTCTCGTTCAGATTGAAAAAGCAGCCCATCGCGCGCGGACTCGATGA
- a CDS encoding FtsX-like permease family protein has protein sequence MSEKVRELNPEQPLNQFRLMETYLDNSTAIDRFRSILIGLFAVAALVLASIGIYGVIAYSVEQRTHEMGIRLALGSKRSSLIWIILQQGLKLTLAGVALGLIGSWMLSRIIASQLYGVTTSDLPTYLVVATILTCVSLVACIVPAMRAMRVSPMQSLRAE, from the coding sequence GTGTCAGAAAAAGTACGTGAGCTGAATCCAGAGCAGCCACTTAACCAGTTTCGGCTGATGGAAACTTATCTTGATAACAGCACAGCGATTGATCGATTTCGTTCCATCCTGATTGGTCTCTTCGCCGTAGCTGCCCTGGTATTGGCGAGTATTGGGATTTACGGCGTTATTGCCTATTCGGTAGAGCAAAGGACTCACGAAATGGGTATACGCCTGGCACTCGGTTCGAAGCGTAGTAGTTTGATTTGGATCATCCTTCAGCAAGGCTTAAAATTGACCCTGGCAGGGGTCGCGCTGGGTTTAATTGGCAGCTGGATGCTCAGTCGAATTATTGCCAGTCAACTTTACGGTGTTACCACATCTGACCTGCCTACCTACCTTGTTGTCGCCACCATTCTTACCTGTGTGAGCTTAGTGGCCTGCATTGTGCCTGCTATGCGAGCTATGCGAGTGAGCCCGATGCAATCTCTGAGGGCTGAATGA
- a CDS encoding NAD(P)-dependent oxidoreductase, producing MKVLVTGATGRLGSSICRILVEQGIDFVAVDRVSDDTVQYPVQIVDLSQNDSVDYLFEGVDVLVHLANHPNWDSASQEEVYTVNLSMNMRMFAAAAKQGCQRIIFSSSVQVLDGQLPTTDRMSHPNFLPYLPLDSEMPAIPLNSYGLSKQAGEHMLEYFSKTAGLTCVAIRFPLLIDSAMLESSIEQGGMPRGNPYDAYTYLPVYSAAEVMVCAAQANVEGYQCYFVASKDNLEQKSAQEVIAEGLQDVPCKKPVDELDSLVDCSRVEAELGWRQPQSMKESFEKYRSFKAIRPY from the coding sequence ATGAAAGTCTTAGTAACAGGAGCAACCGGTCGATTAGGGAGCAGTATCTGTCGGATACTAGTGGAGCAGGGGATTGATTTTGTAGCGGTGGATCGAGTATCGGATGATACTGTCCAATATCCCGTGCAGATCGTTGATCTTTCTCAAAACGACAGCGTGGATTATCTATTTGAGGGTGTAGATGTATTGGTGCATCTGGCTAATCACCCGAACTGGGATAGCGCTTCTCAGGAAGAGGTCTACACTGTCAATTTGAGTATGAATATGCGGATGTTTGCCGCTGCAGCGAAACAAGGGTGTCAGCGTATTATCTTTTCCAGCTCGGTTCAAGTGTTGGATGGTCAGTTGCCTACTACCGACCGAATGTCTCATCCGAATTTTCTGCCCTATCTTCCTTTGGATTCAGAGATGCCGGCGATACCGCTTAACAGCTATGGGCTTAGTAAACAGGCTGGCGAACATATGCTGGAGTACTTTTCAAAAACGGCGGGGCTCACCTGTGTGGCCATCCGTTTTCCTCTGCTCATCGATTCAGCCATGCTGGAAAGCTCTATTGAGCAAGGGGGTATGCCACGTGGAAATCCCTACGATGCCTATACCTACCTCCCCGTTTATTCGGCTGCGGAAGTGATGGTGTGTGCTGCCCAAGCCAATGTAGAAGGTTATCAATGTTACTTTGTTGCCTCAAAAGATAATCTTGAGCAGAAATCTGCCCAGGAAGTGATTGCTGAGGGCCTGCAAGATGTTCCCTGCAAGAAACCGGTCGATGAACTGGACTCCTTAGTCGATTGTTCTCGAGTTGAAGCTGAACTTGGTTGGCGACAACCGCAATCCATGAAAGAGTCCTTTGAGAAGTACCGATCTTTCAAAGCCATTAGACCTTATTAG